DNA from Aureimonas sp. AU20:
ATCAGCGACCGGGCACGGGAACGCCGGCACGTTGGAACAGGGTCTCGACGGCGCCGGACAGGGCGAGCGTCAGCTCGCGTCCCTTGGCCGAGAGCGAGGCGCCAAAACTCGCCAGAAGCTGGACGAGGCCGACATCGGCGCGATCCACGGCTTCGAGGTCGAGATGAACCGGCCCTTCGGGATTTTGTCCCGAAAACTCGAGCAGTTCCGTGCGCAACTCGGCGAGACGGGACAGCTCGTAGGAGCCGGACAGGGCGATTGTGTTGGTTGAAGAAGACATCGCGACTTGGCCTCGCTTTCGGACCTCGTCAAAATGTCTGAAACAGATTGCGTAGCCGTTAAATCCGAGAGCCGCCCGATACTTCGTCCGCTCAGAGTCAACGGAAGCTTTTCTTCGCCTCCGGCCTCACTTAATGAATCCTTCCCGAAGGAAAGTTCGCATGCAAAGATCGCGCGAGGCGTGCCAAGCAGTATGCAGGCCGACGTGCCTATTTGGAAAGCAGCAAACTTAACGAATGCTTCCCTGAATCCAGCGAGTGCCACTCAACACAATTTTATAGGTTGGTTGTTACAACGAGACTCGAAGACGATCGAATCCAAATCGGATGCGGTCGGCGAACAGGCCGGCCCTGGACGCTCGGCTCCGTCGCCCCTCAAGGCGACGTGCCGCCGATCCCGTTCCGCGTCGGACGCTCGTTCAACCCGTTTCGCCAATCGCGGTCGCCGCACGCGCCTGCTCCGGAGACGCCATGCTCGCGTTCAAGAACATCCCCACATCGCGCAAGCTCCTTCTCGCCTTCGCTGTGACGGCGGCAGGCTTCGGCATGGGCGGCGCCGCGATCCACCAGAGCGTCGCCGCGTCCAACGCGGCCACCGCCTCCTATCAGGATCTTCTGGAACGGGCCCGGGCGACGGATGCCTTGGAGCGGGCCGTCGCGGCGCGCGGCAACGCGGCGCTCGCCCTGATCCATCAGCCCAACGATTCGGCCGAGGCCCGCTTCAAGAGTGCCGGCCAGGACATGGCCTCCGCCGCCGCCTCGCTTCAGAACCGCTTCGAGAACGGCACGGACGCCGCCCGTCTGGAGCGCTTGAAGAGCCTCGATGCCGACTTCCGCCTCGACGTCGAGCGCCTCGTGGCCAGCGCGCCGCAGGCGCCCCTCTCCGCCAAGACCCGCGCGGACGCGACCATTTCCGCAGCCGACAGCGCCGATGCCGGCCCGATGCTGGCGCTGGTGCGCTCGCTTCGCGAAAGCGACGATCTGGCGCTCGCCGGCGCCGCCGCGCGCCAGGCCGAGCTTCGCTCCGCCTACGGTACCACGCTGCCGCTGGCCCTCGGTTTCCCGATGGTTCTGGCCGGCCTGTCCTGCGCGCTCCTCGTTCGCGGCGTCGCCTCGCCGCTCCGCCGCACCAGCCAGGAACTGGCGAATCTGGCCGAAGGCAAGTCGGACGGCGAGATCGCGGCGGCCGGGCGCGGCGACGAGATCGGCGCCGTGGCGCGGACCGGCGCGGCCCTGCGCCAGGCTCGCCAGAAGCTCGCCACCCTCGAAGCCGAGCTGGACAGCGTGCGCGGCGACAGCGAATCCAAGCAGCGCGAGGCCGAGAGCGAGCGCCTGCGCGCCGTGGGCGAGCAGGCCGGCGTCGTGGACGCGCTGCAGGAAGCGCTGACGCGCCTCTCCGCGGGCGACCTCACCTGCCGCATCGAGGCCGAGTTCCCGCCGCGCTACACCAAGCTGCGCAACGAGTTCAACGCCGCCGCCACGCATCTGCACGACATGGTCGGGCGCGTCGCGCAGTCGGTGTCCTCGATCGCCAACGGTACGAGCGAGATCGGCCATGCCGCCGACGACCTGTCGCGCCGCACCGAGCAGCAGGCCGCCAGCCTCGACAAGACGGCCTCGGCGCTGGACGAGATCACCGCGACGGTGAAGCACTCGGCCGAGAACGCCGCTTCCGTCGCCTCCTCCGTCGCCGTGGCGCGCCAGGACACGGAGCGCTCCAGCGAGGTGATGCGCGAGGCGGTGGACGCGATGAACGCGATCCAGAAGTCCTCGCAGCAGATCGCCCGCATCATCGGCGTGATCGACGAGATCGCCTTCCAGACCAACCTCCTGGCGCTGAACGCCGGTGTCGAGGCGGCTCGTGCGGGCGATGCCGGCCGCGGCTTCGCGGTGGTGGCGCTGGAAGTGCGCGCCCTGGCGCAGCGCTCCTCGGAAGCGGCCAAGGAAATCAAGACGTTGATCGGCGCGTCCTCCACGCATGTGGGCAACGGCGTGGACCTCGTGAACCGCTCGGGCGAGGTGCTGACGCGCATCGCCTCGCAGGTCACGCAGATCGAT
Protein-coding regions in this window:
- a CDS encoding methyl-accepting chemotaxis protein, which gives rise to MLAFKNIPTSRKLLLAFAVTAAGFGMGGAAIHQSVAASNAATASYQDLLERARATDALERAVAARGNAALALIHQPNDSAEARFKSAGQDMASAAASLQNRFENGTDAARLERLKSLDADFRLDVERLVASAPQAPLSAKTRADATISAADSADAGPMLALVRSLRESDDLALAGAAARQAELRSAYGTTLPLALGFPMVLAGLSCALLVRGVASPLRRTSQELANLAEGKSDGEIAAAGRGDEIGAVARTGAALRQARQKLATLEAELDSVRGDSESKQREAESERLRAVGEQAGVVDALQEALTRLSAGDLTCRIEAEFPPRYTKLRNEFNAAATHLHDMVGRVAQSVSSIANGTSEIGHAADDLSRRTEQQAASLDKTASALDEITATVKHSAENAASVASSVAVARQDTERSSEVMREAVDAMNAIQKSSQQIARIIGVIDEIAFQTNLLALNAGVEAARAGDAGRGFAVVALEVRALAQRSSEAAKEIKTLIGASSTHVGNGVDLVNRSGEVLTRIASQVTQIDALVQEIAGSAREQSIGIADVNDAVNKMDRVTQQNAAMVEETTAATLSLRSETEQLGRLVSSFQVDTTNGVVAQLRTMSAAMKTATKPQAAPAPAPRAVEQAAPRPVAVAVAAAPAAAASAAAEELGWEEF
- a CDS encoding STAS domain-containing protein yields the protein MSSSTNTIALSGSYELSRLAELRTELLEFSGQNPEGPVHLDLEAVDRADVGLVQLLASFGASLSAKGRELTLALSGAVETLFQRAGVPVPGR